One stretch of Penaeus vannamei isolate JL-2024 chromosome 7, ASM4276789v1, whole genome shotgun sequence DNA includes these proteins:
- the LOC113819450 gene encoding uncharacterized protein, which produces MGMGKSRPLLPPTGVDTKTVHVHGFIHESLLLLQLRNHGEATTVTGNKVAPQHITKYHGEAQVKDQESSPAHTHTSPQSRSPANCPLWRLHGASRQGQPSIQIVRGLSSTCPSFNNFCSSPSLLTSQSPTTSHLMEESSSSKASIPSGTDMSTGLPHSCFESPHRNPWVTEKDGDSRTSSAAQLAQTDALTDKHKTQTHNYVSAFQPLSSQICQTSVSLTTTVTPASVSSRSSNHVLCNQETVASRGMVHPHAAHSLHSSSRLGQCIPVTTHSIPAFVQQSWVEPKLLRNAPVHPERSGFAGSVFIAGGRNEITCPGIQSNICNHHQAQQHSFQQSQPGK; this is translated from the exons atgggcatggggaaaagccggccATTACTACCTCCTACAGGGGTGGATACAAAAACTGTTCATGTGCACGGCTTTATTCACgaatcactactgctactacagcttCGAAATCACGGAGAGGCAACGACAGTCACTGGCAACAAGGTAGCACCGCAGCATATCACAAAATATCACGGTGAGGCACAAGTCAAAGATCAAGAGtcctccccagcccacactcacacctctccacAGTCAAGGTCACCCGCCAACTGCCCTCTGTGGCGACTCCATGGCGCGTCACGGCAGGGGCAGCCAAGTATCCAAATTGtaagaggtttgagt agcacgtgtccctcatttaataacttctgctcttcacctagtcttctaacttcgcagagtcctactacatcccatttaatggaagagagttcctctagtaaagcta GTATACCTTCTGGGACTGACATGTCCACAGGCTTACCTCACTCGTGTTTCGAGTCGCCTCACAG AAATCCCTGGGTGACGGAAAAGGATGGCGATAGCAGAACCTCGTCTGCTGCTCAACTGGCCCAAACTGATGCTCTGACTGACAAGCACAAGACCCAAACCCACAATTATGTTTCAGCATTCCAGCCGTTGTCCTCGCAAATTTGCCAGACATCTGTTTCTCTAACCACGACAGTCACACCAGCATCTGTAAGCTCCAGGTCTAGCAACCATGTGCTTTGTAACCAAGAAACTGTTGCTAGTCGTGGGATGGTGCACCCTCATGCTGCACATTCATTGCACTCTAGCTCTCGCCTAGGGCAATGCATTCCTGTTACAACTCACTCCATACCTGCATTTGTCCAGCAGTCATGGGTGGAGCCGAAACTCCTGAGAAATGCACCTGTGCATCCAGAGAGAAGTGGGTTTGCTGGAAGTGTCTTTATAGCAGGAGGCAGAAATGAGATTACGTGCCCTGGTATCCAGTCAAACATTTGCAACCATCACCAAGCACAGCAACATTCTTTCCAGCAGTCACAACCAGGTAAGTAA